A stretch of Tenrec ecaudatus isolate mTenEca1 chromosome 2, mTenEca1.hap1, whole genome shotgun sequence DNA encodes these proteins:
- the LOC142441233 gene encoding olfactory receptor 2T27-like, with protein sequence MERWINQTTGTDFILLGLFHHIQVPTLVFALIFLVFIMALVGNVVMMILIWLDCRLHTPMYFLLSQLSFMDLIYSSTFVPKIAIDFLSGRNTISFIDCGIQLFLFTTLVGAEYLLLAVMAYDRYVAICHPLRYAILMRPAICGSLVVGTWLGALLNALIHAVYTLNLPYCASREIHHFFCEIPALLKLVCADTSLYEHSLFFSCVVFLLIPISAIMVSYGQILSTVLGIGSNLGMKKALATCSSHMIVVTLFYGTAIMKYFLPKAYHTAEQDEAISVFYTILTPMLNPLIYSLRNKDVTGALKKVLGR encoded by the coding sequence ATGGAGAGATGGATTAATCAGACCACTGGAACTGACTTTATTCTCCTGGGGCTATTCCACCACATCCAAGTACCCACGCTTGTCTTTGCCCTCATCTTCCTGGTGTTCATCATGGCTCTTGTTGGCAATGTTGTGATGATGATTCTCATTTGGTTGGACTGTCGACTTCATACACCTATGTACTTTCTTCTGAGCCAACTTTCCTTCATGGACCTCATTTATAGCTCCACCTTTGTCCCCAAAATAGCCATTGACTTTCTGTCTGGAAGGAACACCATTTCTTTCATCGATTGTGGCATTCAGCTGTTCCTCTTCACGACTCTTGTGGGAGCAGAATATCTTCTCCTGGCTgtcatggcctatgaccgctatgtggctaTATGCCACCCACTCCGTTATGCAATTCTTATGCGCCCTGCAATTTGTGGCTCCCTGGTGGTTGGGACCTGGCTGGGTGCACTTCTTAATGCCTTGATACATGCCGTATACACTCTAAACCTTCCATACTGTGCCTCCAGGGAAATCCATCATTTCTTTTGTGAAATcccagctctgctgaaacttgtctgTGCCGACACCTCTCTCTATGAGCATAGTCTTTTTTTCAGTTGTGTTGTATTCCTTCTCATTCCAATATCAGCCATCATGGTCTCCTATGGACAGATCCTCTCAACTGTTTTGGGAATAGGATCCAATTTGGGGATGAAAAAGGCTTTGGCTACCTGTTCTTCCCATATGATTGTGGTGACTCTCTTCTATGGCACAGCCATCATGAAGTATTTTTTGCCTAAAGCCTATCATACTGCCGAGCAAGATGAAGCCATTTCTGTCTTCTACACAATCCTCACACCCATGCTTAATCCACTGATCTACAGTCTGCGCAACAAAGATGTAACTGGGGCCCTGAAGAAAGTCCTGGGAAGGTGA